A portion of the Eubacterium maltosivorans genome contains these proteins:
- a CDS encoding trimethylamine methyltransferase family protein, which yields MYPNRNLFEKYITKDEIELIHEYTLKILSEVGVIIESDAAAEVFKKNGARVEGHKIFIDEALLKKGLSTVPKEFDIYSPSGKLTLGESAPTICAGPVAPTTIQDFENNTYRPANLKDVEQYYILQETSKVISMPTHSCQNTDDLDKSGDDFHTPQAAMGLKYCQKPIYQGNTITPINYKKGSLIEANRRLVKLHREFYDIWDKPVTMSNCCVLSPLAIGAEVADTIIGAVQENQPVIIISCSMTNLTCPPTLASAIVQDNANILAGIVLTQLINPGVGAVYGSVTSPTDMRNVQLATGAPEAVLMQMGLVAMGRYYNLPVRSGVSATTAVDLDFQCGAESMMTLMTGMLGKTDFILNAAGAYGGYNLGSLENFVLDEENIAYLKRVNQGLDITEDKLYFDLIKKTGPRGNYLKGRTPKDYRMENYFPNIFIREGGSPADVIEKNGNLVARARSVVNERLESYELPDVTTTQKKLLNEYLPEGYKYDL from the coding sequence ATGTACCCAAACCGTAATTTATTTGAGAAATATATCACAAAAGACGAAATTGAGCTGATCCACGAATATACTCTGAAAATTTTATCCGAGGTTGGTGTGATCATCGAGAGTGATGCTGCCGCCGAGGTCTTTAAAAAGAACGGCGCCCGCGTCGAAGGCCATAAGATCTTTATTGACGAAGCCCTCTTAAAAAAAGGCCTGTCCACTGTGCCAAAGGAATTTGATATTTACAGCCCGTCCGGCAAGCTGACCCTCGGCGAGAGCGCCCCCACGATCTGCGCGGGTCCGGTGGCGCCCACCACTATCCAGGATTTTGAAAACAATACCTACCGCCCAGCCAATTTAAAGGATGTTGAGCAGTATTACATTCTTCAGGAAACCAGCAAGGTCATCAGCATGCCCACGCATTCCTGCCAGAATACCGACGATTTGGATAAATCCGGCGATGATTTCCACACACCGCAGGCAGCCATGGGCCTGAAATACTGCCAGAAGCCCATTTACCAGGGCAACACCATTACGCCCATCAACTATAAAAAAGGCTCGCTGATCGAAGCCAACCGCAGACTGGTCAAGCTGCACCGCGAATTTTATGACATCTGGGACAAGCCGGTAACCATGTCCAACTGCTGTGTGCTGTCGCCGCTGGCCATTGGCGCAGAAGTAGCAGACACCATCATCGGCGCGGTTCAGGAAAACCAGCCTGTGATCATTATCTCCTGCTCCATGACGAACCTGACCTGTCCTCCGACACTGGCCAGCGCCATTGTTCAGGATAACGCCAATATTCTGGCTGGTATAGTGCTGACACAGCTCATAAACCCTGGGGTGGGCGCGGTTTACGGCTCAGTGACCTCCCCCACCGACATGCGCAATGTCCAGCTGGCTACCGGCGCGCCCGAAGCCGTGCTCATGCAGATGGGCCTGGTCGCCATGGGGCGTTATTATAACCTGCCAGTGCGCTCCGGCGTATCCGCGACCACTGCGGTTGACCTGGATTTCCAGTGCGGCGCGGAATCCATGATGACCCTCATGACCGGCATGCTCGGCAAAACCGACTTTATCCTGAACGCCGCAGGCGCTTACGGCGGTTATAACCTCGGCTCCCTTGAAAACTTTGTGCTGGATGAAGAAAACATCGCTTACCTCAAACGTGTGAACCAGGGCCTTGACATCACCGAGGACAAGCTGTATTTTGACCTCATTAAAAAAACCGGACCGCGCGGCAATTATCTGAAAGGCCGCACGCCAAAGGATTACCGCATGGAAAACTACTTCCCGAACATTTTTATCCGTGAGGGCGGCTCGCCGGCGGACGTTATTGAAAAGAACGGCAATCTGGTTGCCCGGGCCCGCAGTGTGGTAAATGAACGCCTGGAAAGCTACGAACTGCCGGATGTTACCACCACCCAGAAAAAGCTGTTGAATGAATACCTGCCGGAAGGCTACAAATACGATTTATAA
- a CDS encoding sugar phosphate isomerase/epimerase family protein codes for MRSNDRQLQLGMHTYTLHLSGLGESWGFDDPHAFEKSINLMQLMDLAVEWGLDGLHITNVDLETLDAAHLAEVKAAAEDHGLYLEYNVSFDAPCDPRVNSTVRDALLNGKAMGADLVKFSLDIERPKPLYGTCFHPDVMVQLAARYHEFKENIPLMEALGLQVSIENHCDTYADEVIWLVKQLNHPSIGACLDTINSLCVLEGPEACAEKMAPYANCCHFCDNKLVIDPDGTHSIGVAIGDGDIDCAKILKMLKEQAPLSRITFEVEYEIGEDTLEAAREKEIEACKKSIDYLRNVLKLGVRGR; via the coding sequence ATGAGATCAAATGACCGACAATTACAGTTAGGTATGCACACCTATACCCTTCACCTCAGCGGACTTGGTGAGAGCTGGGGATTTGACGACCCCCACGCCTTTGAAAAGTCCATCAACCTCATGCAGCTCATGGATCTGGCTGTGGAATGGGGACTGGACGGACTCCACATCACCAACGTGGATCTGGAAACCCTTGACGCCGCCCATCTGGCAGAGGTGAAGGCCGCGGCTGAGGATCACGGGCTCTACCTGGAATACAACGTATCCTTTGACGCCCCCTGCGACCCGCGTGTCAACTCCACCGTGCGCGACGCTCTGTTAAACGGCAAGGCCATGGGCGCAGATCTGGTGAAATTCAGCCTGGACATCGAGCGGCCAAAACCGTTGTACGGCACCTGCTTCCACCCGGATGTCATGGTACAGCTGGCAGCGCGCTACCATGAATTCAAAGAGAATATTCCGCTCATGGAAGCGCTGGGGCTTCAGGTTTCCATCGAGAACCACTGCGATACCTACGCCGATGAGGTTATCTGGCTGGTAAAACAGCTGAACCATCCGAGTATCGGGGCATGTCTGGACACCATCAATTCTCTGTGTGTACTGGAAGGCCCGGAAGCCTGCGCAGAGAAGATGGCGCCCTACGCGAACTGCTGCCACTTCTGCGACAACAAGCTGGTCATCGACCCGGACGGCACCCACTCCATCGGTGTGGCCATCGGTGATGGGGATATCGACTGCGCCAAAATCCTGAAAATGCTGAAGGAGCAGGCCCCTCTTTCCCGAATCACCTTTGAGGTGGAATATGAGATTGGGGAGGATACACTGGAGGCTGCGAGAGAAAAGGAAATCGAGGCCTGCAAGAAAAGCATCGACTATCTGCGCAATGTGTTAAAGCTCGGCGTCCGCGGACGCTAA
- a CDS encoding MFS transporter, whose translation MKVTGKKRWVVLALVSLLGGIMVYVPFLRYNYYDQMIIVFTQFKPIVSASYAHEFIGDIGLWFGIFSVLIYPIGGILADKFSERNLLVIGAVMMGLASFWYGIVPGSIEIMIIHILYGIGTSIFIWSAYLKVVRKMGTDAEQGRMYSTSEFVRAIVGTLIGFFGASLLNKAVFPGTGIDPQVLGQQWQMMLFFNGALFIILAVLIFILVPGRIIGAEEGNEVVQEGFSMKNIVTVLKMPGTWLLALLIFFCFSFTSAGAGYLGTYTTNVLGISETQASNFAVIRNYIIAGLSTLAIGFIADKIGSKVKTLGIYLVLATIMTVVMILTRDATMMCIVVTFVFATVYTGMRGIYFATLGEVGIPLSLTGVSTGIISLICYTPDIYFAKLAGSWLDAYGNAGYDFIWYWAIGCGILGIITAGITMAYSKKLQAKNKQEPSADQAAEVK comes from the coding sequence ATGAAAGTAACCGGGAAAAAAAGATGGGTCGTGCTGGCGCTGGTTTCTCTGCTGGGCGGCATCATGGTCTATGTTCCGTTTTTACGCTACAACTATTATGATCAGATGATCATTGTCTTTACACAGTTTAAACCCATTGTGTCCGCGTCCTACGCCCATGAATTTATTGGGGATATTGGGCTGTGGTTTGGAATTTTCTCTGTTTTGATCTACCCGATCGGGGGGATACTGGCCGATAAGTTCAGTGAGCGAAATCTGCTGGTTATCGGCGCTGTGATGATGGGGCTGGCCTCATTTTGGTATGGCATTGTCCCTGGAAGCATTGAAATTATGATCATTCATATTTTATACGGCATCGGCACCAGTATTTTCATCTGGTCAGCTTATCTGAAGGTTGTCCGTAAAATGGGGACAGATGCTGAACAGGGAAGAATGTACTCCACGTCTGAATTTGTAAGGGCCATTGTGGGAACACTGATCGGTTTTTTCGGCGCAAGCCTTTTAAACAAAGCGGTTTTTCCGGGAACCGGGATTGACCCGCAGGTGCTGGGGCAGCAGTGGCAGATGATGTTGTTCTTCAACGGCGCCCTGTTCATTATTTTGGCAGTCCTGATCTTTATTCTGGTGCCGGGCAGAATCATCGGCGCAGAGGAGGGCAATGAGGTGGTCCAGGAAGGCTTCAGCATGAAGAATATCGTCACGGTTTTAAAAATGCCGGGTACCTGGCTGCTGGCGCTGCTGATTTTCTTCTGCTTTTCCTTTACCTCAGCAGGCGCGGGCTATCTGGGCACTTACACCACCAACGTTCTGGGCATTTCGGAAACACAGGCCAGCAATTTTGCGGTAATCCGTAATTATATCATCGCGGGCCTCTCCACCCTGGCCATCGGGTTTATTGCGGATAAGATCGGCTCAAAGGTTAAAACGCTGGGAATTTACCTGGTGCTGGCCACCATTATGACTGTGGTGATGATCCTGACCAGGGATGCCACCATGATGTGTATTGTCGTCACCTTTGTCTTTGCCACCGTTTATACCGGGATGCGCGGCATCTACTTTGCAACTCTGGGTGAAGTCGGCATTCCCCTTTCGCTCACTGGCGTATCTACCGGAATCATCTCGCTGATCTGCTATACCCCGGATATCTACTTTGCCAAGCTTGCCGGCTCATGGCTGGACGCCTACGGCAACGCAGGCTATGATTTTATCTGGTACTGGGCCATCGGCTGCGGTATTTTAGGGATTATCACCGCGGGGATTACCATGGCTTACTCAAAAAAATTACAGGCTAAAAACAAACAGGAACCGTCCGCCGATCAGGCGGCGGAAGTCAAATAA
- a CDS encoding trimethylamine methyltransferase family protein, with product MKQTYNFAPQEELELIHSHSLRLLKETGVVFYCDEALEIFKKHGARVDGETVFIEEKMLDDALKTIPKTYEWYGRKGSLTLGDGKPVYASSYGPMYVYEDDDYHFPTPLDFANFAKLDQSSKVVTIGNPNNMDMPKIKPEDRSNYAMAATLMYLDKPLMGMVDGRKSAAECIDMVRRFYGIDDSDKRCVVSGLINVASPFHYSQAMCEGLIKYASEGQATFVTSAGMSGLTVPDTLASHILVANTEILAGVVLTQLINPGVPVVYGLQGLGSDLRYTVGTMGSPEQSLIFQTAKSLANFYGMPVRTGGLMNDAKDMDIQSGVESFNSGYAAIMSGVDVMLLSCGMLDSVNTISYDKYIYDEEMIQSIERFVRGYEVTEETLLFDKIQKAGPGGDFLGRTTRLYRNDYFMPDICNRLSHGNWVAAGKPTIKSKTRAAYQKRLEEYVMPEMDSGQKALIEKYIPKEFWY from the coding sequence ATGAAACAGACCTATAACTTTGCTCCGCAGGAAGAGCTGGAGCTGATCCATTCACATTCACTGAGACTTTTAAAGGAGACCGGCGTTGTCTTTTACTGTGACGAGGCGCTGGAAATTTTCAAAAAACACGGCGCCCGGGTGGACGGAGAAACCGTATTTATCGAAGAAAAAATGCTGGACGACGCGCTGAAAACCATTCCGAAAACCTACGAGTGGTACGGCAGAAAAGGCTCCCTCACGCTGGGGGACGGAAAGCCTGTTTACGCCTCTAGCTATGGTCCCATGTACGTTTATGAGGACGACGACTACCATTTCCCAACCCCCCTTGATTTCGCTAATTTCGCAAAGCTCGACCAGAGCAGCAAGGTGGTGACTATCGGTAATCCCAACAACATGGATATGCCGAAGATCAAGCCCGAGGACCGGAGCAACTACGCCATGGCGGCCACGCTCATGTATCTGGACAAGCCGCTCATGGGCATGGTTGACGGCAGAAAAAGCGCCGCCGAATGTATCGATATGGTGCGCCGCTTTTATGGCATAGACGATTCGGACAAGCGCTGCGTAGTTTCTGGACTCATCAACGTCGCCTCCCCCTTCCACTATTCACAGGCCATGTGTGAAGGCCTGATCAAGTACGCGTCAGAGGGACAGGCAACCTTTGTCACCTCGGCGGGCATGAGCGGTCTGACCGTTCCGGATACACTGGCCTCACATATTCTGGTAGCCAATACAGAAATTCTGGCCGGCGTTGTGCTGACACAGCTTATTAACCCAGGCGTCCCGGTGGTATACGGCCTCCAGGGGCTTGGCTCAGATCTGCGCTATACTGTAGGCACAATGGGCAGTCCGGAGCAGTCGCTGATCTTCCAGACCGCCAAATCACTGGCAAACTTTTACGGCATGCCAGTTCGCACCGGCGGCTTGATGAATGATGCCAAGGATATGGATATCCAATCCGGCGTCGAATCCTTCAACAGCGGCTACGCGGCCATTATGTCCGGCGTGGACGTCATGCTGCTGTCCTGCGGTATGCTGGACTCTGTCAACACCATCAGCTATGATAAGTATATCTATGATGAAGAGATGATCCAGTCCATCGAACGTTTTGTCCGCGGCTATGAGGTCACAGAGGAAACCCTGCTGTTTGACAAAATTCAGAAGGCCGGCCCTGGCGGAGATTTTCTGGGAAGAACCACCCGCCTGTATCGAAACGACTACTTTATGCCAGATATCTGTAACCGCCTTTCCCACGGCAACTGGGTTGCGGCGGGAAAACCAACCATCAAGAGCAAAACCAGAGCCGCTTACCAGAAGCGTCTGGAGGAATACGTCATGCCCGAAATGGACAGCGGCCAGAAAGCACTGATCGAAAAATATATTCCAAAAGAATTCTGGTATTAA